The sequence GGTGAATGTCTGTGTGAATGcttatatatctttacacacacacacacacacacaccacacacacacacaccccaaatatatatatatatatatatatatataatatatatattttataaatatatatataataattataaataatgtatatgaatatattataaataatatatatatatattatatatatatataatttatatgtttttcttttcacaacaacacacacacacacaaacaccacacaccacacacgaccatCAGTAAAGCGACTACGTTTTATATAGATACATCGGGGTTTGGGGCCAAAAATGTGCCTTTTAGTTCAGCCcggcatggtcaaaggctatggggaTCCCCCAGCAAAACAACCACCCTTATGACATCTGAGGGGGTGAAAAAGGTTGGGAGTAAACCCCTGGGGAAAAATCCTCTTCGACCTCGCTCGAAAatgttttaatttgtgtgtgtgtgtatgtatatttatatgtataaataatatataatatatatatatataaatatattataatatataatatatatatatatatatgtttatccccCAAAATCTATTAGCTAGTTTTTATCTTTTGGGCCCggggcaatagtggctaagagttATGAGTTTATACCAACCAAGGGTGTGTATAGTGGGtggtttatatgtgttatatatatatatatataattaataaaattatatatatatattatatatatatatatattttaatatatacattataatatataatataattatatatatatataaaatatatatatacaaaatagtatgtatatatattatattatattttaatataaatataaaaattatatatataacataggagtatgattttaaatttatatataatataatatatattatattaatatattataattatataaatatattatggggTGAATATATTTATCTTCTCAGTTTGCCCCTAGCGGGGTCGCCGTGAATACCCTCTCCAATATTCTTTTGCTAACAAgctacatttatatttttcccaaaaagatcttttttttatacaatttttccaAGTGTTCTAGggcttcctcttttttctgtttccttgtaTTCCATTTCCAGTTTTTTCCCTAGTGTCTTCCAGCTCTTCCTTAAATGGCCGAACCATTTAGTCTTGCCTCTGAATCTTCTTGGAAATTTTCACCCCTTCCACTCTGATGTAGTCTTTCTTGTCTATTTCCTGGACTCCAACCATCATCCAACATCTTCATCTCAGTTACttccaacttcttttcttctaacttcttcagtggtgctgcttCTAGGCCGTATGTTAAGGCTGGTCTGACTACGGCCTTAGGCACCTTCCCTTTGAGTCTAATTTGGACTCTCCTATCGCACAACACTTCTGGCACTTTTCCCCAATTATTCCATCCATTTTGAATTCTGAATTTAACTTCCTTATCCATTCCGGCAGTTTCATCGACCATTGATCCTAGATATTTAAAGGTACGAACTCTTTTCAATTTCTCTCCACCTAGCTTTAATGTGGCTAGTTGGCCGTCAGCTATATCTGTGGTGAAATATTCTGTCTTGGACCTGCTTATTCTCATTCCCCTGCTTTCTTCTAGtttcctcttctactttctgCCACTAACACAATATCACAAACGTACAATACGCACCATGGTGGttcttctcttacattttccgTGATGACATCAAACACTATATTGAATAGCAGTGGGCTAAGCGCCGATCCCTGGTGTGAGCCGACCTTTACTTCGAAGTGTTCCGTCATGCCCACTTTGCTCCTAACTCTCGTTGCCACGTCCTTGTAGCATTCCTGGATCATTCTTACATATTTTCTTGTATTCCTCGCTCTCGTAACCCTCTCCAGGCTTCTTGGCGTGGCACTCGGTCATAAGCTTTCTCTAAGTCGATGAAGACCATATGCAACTCTCTTTGCTTCTCCTGTCATTTCTCCATGGTTTACTTGAGAGAAGATACCGTCAACTGTTCCGTTCTCTTTCATAAAACTAAGTTGCTGTCGGCCAATGCGCACCACTTGTCTCAGTCGCGAGTCCAAAATCCTTTCCAGTAGTTTCAAAGTACGGTACATCAGCTTAATACCCCGGTAGTTCTCACAATTctgaatatctcctttctctttgaagaTTAGTATCAAATtactttctctccacttttctggtatcgcttccctttcccttatcgcGTTCATCAATCCATTGCAAGATGTCAACTCCTTCTCCCAAAGACTTTCCATGCTTCCACTGGTATGTCATCGGGTCCCGTAGCTTttccattcttcatcttctttagtcAGGCATTCACCTCTTCTCTAGTTTTTTTCAGCTACTTCTTGATCATTcggctctccatctcctctcaaatatctatcattttcttcatttagcaGCTTTTGAAAATACTGCTTCTATCTTATCaagatatctctctcttttctcagcaCACTTCCACTTTCGTCCCTCATCTGCCGTATATGTGTTAAATCTTTCGTACTCTTATTTCTACTTTTAGCCAAATTGAATATCTTCGCCTGTCCTTCTATAGTGTCTATTTTTTCATACAGATGGTCGTATGCTTCTGATTTTGCGATGGCAAATGCTTTCTTAGCTTCCTTGCGACATTGTTTATATGCTACTCTGTCTTCATCTAGTttactttcttcccattttcttcttagcactcactttctcttgaacttcttcattaaaccaccaaatttccttattttctcataCCTTTCCACATTTCCTTTCCAGttcttaatataatattgtttgcaTCATTCCACCAGGTGTTCACATCTACCATATCGCGGCTCAGCTNNNNNNNNNNNNNNNNNNNNNNNNNNNNNNNNNNNNNNNNNNNNNNNNNNNNNNNNNNNNNNNNNNNNNNNNNNNNNNNNNNNNNNNNNNNNNNNNNNNNaaaaaaaaaaaaccggatgaAGGCATTGTTAACCACACGCCACCACaaccacatgtgtgtgttgttttatgtgtgtgtgtgtgtgtgtgtgtgtgtgtgtgtgttgtgtgtgtgtgtgtgttgtgtgtgtgtgtgtgtgtgtgtgtgtgtgtgtgtgtgtgtgtgtgtgtgtgtgtgtgtgtgtgtcgatataattagtgtgtgtttgtgtgtgttgttatatactTGTGTtattgtgtaatgtgtatatagtattattattacttttatatattatatttgtatatattaaatatatatgtgtgtgtgtggtgtgtgtgtgtgtgtgtgtgtgtgtgtgtgtgtgtgcacattatataagatatatagaatatatactatatatacatataattatatattatacatatgtatatacatacatacatatatacataaatatacatatatgaatacatatatgtgtatatacatatatatacatatatacatatatgtatatatgtatatataaacatatatgtttatatatgtgtgtgtgtgtgtgtgtgtgtgtgtgtgtgtgtgtgtgttgtgtttgtttgtttgcttttgtgtgtatgtataatatattactaaatataatatatatcatatatatatatatatacatatatatatatatataatatatatatatatatatatatatatatgcatgtatggtgtgtgtgtccgtgtgcgtctGAGTCTGCgtctgcatgtatgcatatgtgtgtgtggacattgCCTTTTTTCCACTGTCTTTGTatatctcgtttttctttttccctttttcagaccTAATCACGGTTGACTTTCCTTGAAGGGCGTGTGCGTTATGGCGGAAGAGATGATGTAAAACTCAATATCAACAGAGTGAGTGAGCAAGAGAGcgagtaagcgagagagagagagaagagagagagagagagagagagagagagagagagagagagagagacaggcgtgcagtcaggcaggcagagaggcagacagacacacagaggcaAAGACAGAAAGATGATTACACAGTtcagtagaaagggaaatttaaggtaacaagaaaacaaactCAATAAAGTAAGCCTGCAGTGTaggttacctttttttctttttctttttttacccacacacgcaaaaaaatgtTCTTTGATGTTTCTGATACtgtggagaaaggagaaatgacCAAGTCCACACGAAAAACACGAGAAAACTTTTAGTCAACTGATAACATGCACCTTTCATCCAGCAGGAGCAAATATGAGCATGCATTTCACTAGTTTCATGCAACATGGTTGACATCTTTTGCCTGTTTTCCTTTTTGGAGCAGAATCATCATGTAAAATTCAAACCAAGTTACTGACACGAACACGAATTTATGCTAGTGATTATTTGGTTTATATTCTTACACATTGATATGTATGTCTACATCTGTGCTTATTTATCTAACTGTTTTTTACATGTCGAAATCTGCATCAATTTATATGTCTGACGATCTATCAGTCTTcctatacagacagatagatagatagattgatagataaatggacatatagataaaaaagaaagacaaataaccagtaagaaaactatatatatatatacatatatatatatatattatatcatatatatatatatatatatattatatatttatatataatttttatatctgtgtgtgtgtgtgtgtgtgtgtgtttgtgcagacagacagagcagagatagacagatatatatagacagatagacagatagagatagatagatagacctatcactaaaaagataaatatataggtatataaatgcatatctagagaaagggagagaaagtgcgggagaaagagacaaaaagatcgGATTAGAGATTCTACTCAGAgctagatgaaaatataaatgatagagCTAATTGTGTAATAGGTTCAAAGGCAAGTTCGCCAAATGTATATCATAACATGTATTGAAATCAGAAGCAAGTGCAATATTAGgcagaaagaaaaggatgaatcTTTACGGTCGCTGGATCACTAGACGCTCATGTCAATGTTTATCGATGTATAATGTCACAGATATCTCCTCTccccacacattattattattattattattattattattattattattattattattattatcattgttattatattcccctcttcctcttttcttctctttgtcttcaaTTTCCCACTTCTCCTGTCTTCCCATCTCGGCCTAGcagccatctcctcctcctcatcgcatTCACACTCTTTATCACCCTTTCCCCCGTCCTCTGCATTCGGTCTCATCCAtacagcattttctttttttcttttttcttttttctttttctttttttctttcttttcttcccttcagcATCCtcgcccttcttcctcttccctcatttcttattttctttcccttccttttatcaaTATCCCCTCTATCCATTCTTTGttgtccttcctcttcctcccttcttcctacttttttccctccttcctcttctcatttcttttcttctttgcttcctaATTTCCTACCTCTAGgtatcacctttttttctcttatttcatttttccttcccttcccccctaacacttcctttcgtttcttctacattccccccccccccctaaaagtaCTTCTGCGTTGCTGTTTGATTTATTTCCTTGCGTAttacccttttctccccttcagcCCCAATTTGCTTTttcccttctacttctctctgtTGTTTCTTTTAATCTCATGTGTgtgtttcctccctctttccctttgctctccttcatgtttcctttttcttttttttctctccctttcaccaccTCAACCCCTTCCATCGCCTTCCAACTCTTCTGCTCCTTCTCgactttcctctcttcatccccccccacTGCCCACTCCCGAAAAATCCCTACCCTCGCCTTCTTTCCcgcttcttcatttccttcctccgttctccctccctcccccccttcctcgtggtccaacccacccccatcctcgaaggtgctatcccccccccctcctcttcctcttcggcAACCCTCAAGCCGCAGTAGCATAACATGATCCTCCGTTTCCTGGAATTTATAACCGGTCACGTATGGCGGGTATGAACCTCCTCTACAGGGGAAGCCGGAGATCCGAGTCGCTCACTCTCGCTTCGCCGACCTCTAACGATGTTTCGGTACGATGTTTCACTCTGATTCTTACCTAACGAGCGCGGTAAGTGTAATTGGTTAAATGTATTTTTAACGTCCTGTGGTTCGGATAAAACCGCGAGTGAGAGATTAACAGATAGAGGCAATGTTGGTGGCTTGAAATTATTTCGTTTGGGGGGTTAAGCTGCTTTCGTCCTAATGTGTGAAGCCATATTTTTATGCTAAACCTGCTTGTAATGgttctttttttctaatgtgtgtgtgtgtgtgtgtaggtgtaaaaCAGATACgtctacataatacatataacgcatatatatgttattatatatatatatattctcatatatcatatatatatataaaatataatattatataatgatatatacagatctctgcatataaatatatgtatatataatgaatatacatatatgtgtataaatatatatatatatatataatacatatttgtgtatttatacacacccacacactacaacacacagatatatatatatatatataatatatatatatatatatatatatctatatatatatatatatatatatctgtggtgtgtgggtggtgtgtggtgtgtgtgtgtgtgtgtggtgtgtgtgtgtgtgtgtgtgtggtgtgtgtgtgtgtgtgtgtgtggctgtttcggatttttgttttattttatagtatttttgtgtactgttttatttaattaatttcctttttctgtgttattttttgtcataGTATTCGTGATTGGAGATCTGACCTGatcatattatcagtattattaattattattattattattatattatttatattattattatattattattatattattattattattttatcattagtattattatcattcttattatcctttttttttattagcattatattattattattattatttattattattattattattattattattattattattattattattattattatcattattgttgcaattgctgttaatgttattgctatcatcaccatcattatcattattgatattgttatcatcatcattatctttatctgtaatctttgttattcttattatttttttatcatcattattattattgtcattgttattattatattattaattattattattattattattattattattgttattattatcattattattactcttatcatcatcatcattatcatgattatcattatcattattattatcgttatcattattattattttcattataacaattatattttatcattaattatcattatcattattactatgattattatcattattatcataattatttttgtcattataatcgttatcattagcatcatcacggtatttataatgataattactactattcttgctattatcattatatttattgttattgttatttttattactatcttattatcattatcattgttatagtataAACATTACTGtcagcatcatcagcagcagtagcatcatcagcatcaatcatcattatcatcatcattatcatcgtaatcatcatcatcatcatcatcatcatcatcatcatcaccatcttcattatatccttttcatctttattattattgttattgttattattatcgatttcttcatcatcgttatcaccactatcatttttatcatcatcaccatcatcattatcattgctattgtcattattattattatggtcattattctgatcattattgttattaccactattgGCATCACTGTCTATATTaaagtctttttattattaacttcctCGTCATGCACTTTTTGTGTAATCCTAACTGTCAATATAGTTGTCCTAATTGTCAAAAAATATTATGATCGTTGCTATTAAACATGTTTTCATTGCCATGAGCATAACCAATTTCTTAATGTTGATTAATGCTACCCTCCCTTTGATCTGGACTTGTATGTAGACAGACAAACTAAGCGAAGAAAAACCGCAAATACCTGATTGTTATAGACTATTCAGACGAAAGTCAATCTTTATAAACTCCCAACTGATGATAAGCCAATTAAAGCGGTTGGCTGACTTTGTCAAAGCTTTTATTTAACTTTATACCAAGTGAGTGAGTAGCAAACATGTTTAGGACTTGCTAATTCCGAATGGATGCTGCTTCGTTAATGAACTTTTACGTTGTTCAGTCAGAGATGAACAGGCAGGAAGTTTCAGTTGCAATGATGTTGGATGTAAATGAAAGGGTCATCAGCATTCTGTTTCCTCGAATTCTTTCGCCTTAGGAGAACTGCTGTGCATGAGTTTCGAAATTAACAGGAACATGAGTaatataacatcaacaaaaaagaaagaagtatttttttctttcttttcttgttttctttggacTTAGTTTAATGAGAGTAGAATGgtgtacatacaacacaaaaaagaaagacggaCCATTAatgtggttatttatatatacagtgttagttaggaatatatatataatattatatattatatttaagatatataatatatatatatatataatatatcgatatattatatgtatatctatatatattctatatatatatatatatatatatatatatattttacacacacccacacacaggcaagacac is a genomic window of Penaeus monodon isolate SGIC_2016 chromosome 10, NSTDA_Pmon_1, whole genome shotgun sequence containing:
- the LOC119577634 gene encoding uncharacterized protein LOC119577634, which encodes MRISRSKTEYFTTDIADGQLATLKLGGEKLKRVRTFKYLGSMVDETAGMDKEVKFRIQNGWNNWGKVPEVLCDRRVQIRLKGKVPKAVVRPALTYGLEAAPLKKLEEKKLEVTEMKMLDDGWSPGNRQERLHQSGRGENFQEDSEARLNGSAI